A stretch of DNA from Hydrogenophaga sp. SL48:
ACGCGCTCGATCGAGGGCTTCAGGAAGTTGGCCGGCAAGCCGGTGAAAGCGCGGGTGACCAAGATGTCGTCGAGCGAGGTCTCCGTGAGCATCTGTTTGTAGGCCTGTGCACCCAGGCTCTCGCCCGTGGCCACAAAGCGCGTGCCGAAGGAGCCCAGGTCGCAGCCCAGCACCGTGGCGGCCTTCAGTGCCACGCCATCCGACATGCCGCCAGCCAAAACAATGGGACCATCGAAGATCGCCCGCACCGCGCGCACGAAAGCAAACGGATTGGCCCACCCGGTGTGACCTCCCGCGCCCGCCGTCAGCAACACCAGGCCGTCGGCGCCGGCTTCGATGGCGCGTTCGGCATGGTGCACCGAAGCCACGTCGGCCAACACCAGGCAACCGCCATCGTGCAAGGCCGGGATCACGGCGGCGGGGGAACCCACGCTGGTGATGACGACTTCGGTGCGGTGCTGAACGATCAGCTTCGCTTCTGCCATCACACGCACCGGATCGCGCCGCATGATGAGATTGGGGCAGAAAGGCGCACGCCGGGGGTTGTCGGAAGCGGCACGACTCAGGCGCCCCAGCCAGTCACCGAACTCGTCCAGCGACGCGCAGTTGGCGGTCGGAAAGGCGCCCACCACACCGGCTTCGCAGGCGGCGGACACGAGTTCGTAGCCCGACACGCGCAGCATGGGTGCGGCAATGGCGGGAATGGTGAGGCGGTCCAGAAAAGGCAGTTTGTTCATCATTGATTTCAGCTTGCGTGTGCTTGAAAGGCGTTTCGTGCCTCTTCGATCAGGTTCGAGACAATGGTCGACATCGGCTCGATGCGCTTTGCAAAAGCAATGGCGGGCCCGAGCGACAACATGCCCTGGTTCCAGTCGCCGGTGGCGTAGCAGCCATCGCGCACCGTGGTGCCTTTGATGAGGTCACCGAAGGCGGCGTGGTCCAGCACTCCCGAGCGTTCGAGCGCTTCGATCTTGTGTGCGGTGTCGTTGCGCAGCACGCGCCAGGTTTTGCCGAGCGACTGCAACACCCGCACCGTGGCGTGTTCATCGCAGGTCAGCAGATGCGCCTTGTAGTCGTGGTGCGCACCGATCTCTTCGCACACCAGAAGGCGCGAACCCATCAGCACACCGTCCAGCCCCTGAACCAGCGCGGCGGCGATTTGCCGACCGTGGCCGATGCCGCCGCCGAGCACCAGCGGAACGCGGAACTGGCCCACGGCCAACGCCCCCATCAACATGGATGGCAGTTCGTTGACGCCGGGGTGACCCCCTTCCTCCATGCCGATCAATGCGACGGATTCGAGCCCTACCGCAAGCCGACCAAGCGCGATGTGTTCCTGGCGACGATGGAACAGATCGTGCCCTGGCAGGCGCTGTGCTCTGTCATCGAACCTCACTACCCCAAAGCCGGCAACGGGCGCCCACCGATCGGGCTCGAACGCATGCTGCGGATGTACTTCGTTCAGCACTGGTTCAACCTGGCCGATGAGGCCTGCGAAGAGGCCCTGCTCGACAGCACGGCGCTGCGGCGCTTTGTGGGCATCGATCTTGGGCGGGAGCGCGTGCCTGACGGGACCACCCTGCTGAAGTTTCGCCGCCTGCTGGAGCAGCACAAACTGGGCGAGGCCCTGTTTGCCAAAGTGGGGGAGGTGCTGCAGGCGCGAGGCTTGAAGGTGGGCACCGGCACCATCGTGGACGCCACCATCATCGGCGCGCCCAGTTCGACCAAGAACGCCGACAAGCAGCGCGACCCCGAGATGCACCAAACCCGCAAAGGCCAGCAGTGGTATTTCGGGATGAAGATGCACATTGGCGTGGACAGCCGCACCGGGCTGGCGCACAGCGCTGTGGTGACAGCAGCCAACGTACACGACAAACACCCGCTGCCCGATCTGCTGCACGGCAACGAGCAGCGTGTGTATGGCGACAGTGCCTACGCCAGCCAGAAAGCGTTGATCGGATCGAAGGCCCCCAAGGCCAAGGACTTCACCAACCAGCGCGTGCGCAGGGGTGGCGATATCGACGAGGCCGAGCGCTCCAGAAACCACAACAAGTCCAAGGTCCGCGCCCGGGTCGAACACGTCTTCGCTGTGGTCAAACGGCTCTGGGGCTTTGCCAAGGTGCGCTACCGGGGCCTGGCCAAGAACGCCACGCGCTCGTTCGTTGTGCTGGGTCTGGCCAATATCTATTTGGCGCGTCAGCGCCTCATGGCATGAGTGCGTCCGTTGCGCACGACGGGTGCGCGAGCACGGCTGGTATGTCCAGGGAACGCGGTCGAATCGCGCCGCTTGCCCGCGTCGGCAACCCTTTGCGTAGCGGGCCACTCAATTCGGCTACTTGTTCAGCGCAGCCCTAAGCCCGTTTCCCCCTGAATGGCACCACATTGCCAGCCACGCAGCCATCCAGATAGTTGCTCCAGGCCTGCATCATCTGGGCTCGCGGCTGCAGGTACATCGCGTGGTTGTATGAAGCACTGACCTGATTGCGCTCCTGATGCGCCAACTGCAGTTCGATGTGCTCGTGCGGCCAGCCCTGTTCGTGCAGCAGGGTGGAGGCGATGCCACGGAAGCCGTGGCCGGTCATGCGCCCCGCGTAGCCCATGCGATCCAGCGCGCCCAGTATGGTGTTGTTGCTCATCGACTTTTGATGGTCGCGCTCACCGGGGAAGAGCAGGGGGCTGTGACCGGTCAGGGTGTGCAGGCTCCGAAGCAGGGTCACCGCCTGGGTGGAGAGGGGCACCACGTGCGGCGTCTTCATCTTCATGCGCGAAGCGGGAATGTCCCAGCGTCCGCCGTCGAGGTCAAATTCTTCCCAGCGCGCGCCAATCAGCTCACTGGTGCGCACGAAGGCCATGGCCATGAGCTTGATGGCCACGCGGGTGACGGTACTGCCGTTGTAGACCTCGATCTTGCGCAGCAACTCGGGCAGTTCCTTGCTGTCCACCCTGGCGTAATTCTCCTTTTTGCGCGAGGCGAGCACGTCGCTCGGGCGAATCTCCACGGCCGGGTTGCGTTTTGCCAGCCCGTGGGCGATGGCGTAGCGAAAGATCTGAGAACAGGTCTGCAGGGCGCGTTTGGCGATGTCGAGGGCGCCACGCTTTTCGATCGTTTTCATCATGGCAACCAGTTGTGGTGCCTCGATTTCCGCGTCTGGCCTCTTTCCAATGGCTGGAAAAACGTCAGCTTCCAGCCAGCGCCACACGTAGACGGTGTGGCTGTCGCTGCGTGCCGCCTTCCAGCTTTCCCACCATTTCGTGGCCACAGCTGCGAACGTGTCTTCGACGGCCAGGCGGCGGGCAATCTTGTCGGACTTTCGGGCGGCCATCGGGTCGACACCCGTAGCCAGCAGCTTTCTGGCCAAGTCCGCTTTGTCCCGCGCCTGCGCGAGGGAAACATCAGGGTAGACGCCCAAGGCCATGAGCTTTTGTTTGCCCTCATGGCGATAGGCCCAGCGCCATAACCGGGAGCCTTGAGGCGTGATGTGCAGTTGGAGGCCGCGTCCGTCAGACAGCTTGAAAGCCGACTCCCGTGGCTTGCTGGAGTTGATGGCGATGTTGGTCAGGGCCATGTTCACCCCCGTTGGTAACAGAAATACCAACACGGCACCTCCTGTGTACCACCAAAAATACCAACAGAAGCCGTTGGATGGCAAGAACCGTTACGGGACGTCCAGAAACAAAAAAGCCCCGGAACACTTGGGTATTCCGGGGCTTTCAGGGTGTCTTGCGAGACGTCTTGGGACGCTCTGGGACGCATTTTTGGCGGAGAGGGCGGGATTCGAACCCGCGGTGGGGATTAGCCCACACACGCTTTCCAGGCGTGCGACTTAAACCGCTCATCCACCTCTCCGCGAAGCCCTCGATTGTAGCAGGCTGCAGCACCCATTTCGTCAGTCGCCCGTTTTGATGGTGCCGACCATCTTCATCGCCGAACCGATCAACGCCGAGACCTCGCTCATGTTGCCGGGGATGATGAGGGTGGTGGTGGCGTCGGCCGCCACCTTGCCATAGGCGTCCACCGCGCGCTCGGCCACCTTCAGCTGCACGGCCTGTTCGCCACCCGGTTGGCGGATCGCGATGGCGATGCGTTCGATGGCCTGCGCGGTGGCGTCGGCCACCGCAGTGATGGCGGCCGCTTCACCCTGGGCACTGTTGATGGCGGCCTGCTTTTCACCCTCCGAGCGCGCAATGAAGGCTTCACGCTCGCCGGTGGCGATGTTGATCTGCTCCTGGCGGCGCCCTTCGGACGCGGCGATCAGGGCGCGTTTTTCGCGCTCGGCCGTGATCTGGGCCTGCATCGCGTGAAGAATCTCTTTCGGTGGCGTCAGGTCCTTGATTTCGTAGCGCAGCACTTTCACGCCCCAGTTGAGCGCCGCCTCGTCGATGGCCTGCACGATCTGCGCATTGATGATGTCGCGCTCTTCAAAAGTCTTGTCCAGCTCCAGCTTGCCGATCACCGAGCGCAACGAGGTCTGTGCCAGCTGGGTCACCGCCACGATGTAGTTGGACGAGCCGTAGCTGGCGCGCATCGGGTCGGTCACCTGAAAGTACAGGATGCCATCCACCTGCAACTGCGTGTTGTCACGGGTGATGCAGACCTGACTGGGCACATCCAGCGGTATTTCTTTCAGACTGTGTTTGTAGGCGACCTTGTCAATGAACGGCACGAGAAAGTTCAGACCCGGGGCCAGCGTGGCGTGGTACTTGCCCAGGCGCTCGACCACCCAGGCGTTTTGCTGGGGAACCACCTTGATGGCACGAACAATGAAGATGGCCGCGATGATGAAAAGAAAGAGTGCGATTTCCATGGAGGGTTTCCCTGTTGGCTTGTTCGTTGATGGGGTTGTCGGGCGGGGTACCCGGCATCAAAAAATGAATGGGCGCTTCAGGCCTTGGCGACCATCAGGCGATTGCCGATCAGTTCGCTCACCTTGTACAGGCCCGGTTCGGGCGGCGTGCCGGGAGCCCGGACCACGGTCCATTGTGCGCCACGGTATTTGACGCTGGCGGTACCGTCTGGCTGCCAAACGTCCACCTGGATGGTTTCACCCACATCGAGGTTGACGCTGCGCAGCGACCGGGCCGACGGGTCGCCGGGCCGCCGGCGCTTGTTGAGGTAAAGACCGACCACGGCGGCCGAGCCGATCACCGCCGCTGCCACCAGCTGGGCCGAAGGGCTCCAGCCCAGGTGGGCCGCCAATGCCCCAGCGGTGGCGCCGAGCGCCAGCATCAGCAGGTAAAAGCTGCCGGTGAACAGCTCCAGCGCGACCAGCGCGCCGCCGAGCAACCACCACAGTGTGGATTCCGCCATTCGATCTCCTCCGTTGACTGAAGCCCAGCGGGTGTCTGGGTTGCGCCACATTCTGCGACAAAAGCCGGACCTGTAAATACAGCGTCGATCGATTTCCGTACACTTCCCCGCTTCCTTGACCCACCAACGCCGCCGGGGCGTTCCCTCTGGCTGGAGATACCCGATGAAATTCCGCTTTCCCATCGTCATCATTGACGAAGACTTTCGCTCGGACAACTCGTCCGGCCTGGGTATCCGTGCCTTGGCACAGGCGATCGAGGCGGAGGGATTTGAAGTGGTCGGCGTGACCAGCTATGGCGACCTCTCGCAGTTCGCACAGCAGCAGTCGCGTGCCAGCGCCTTCATTCTCTCGATCGACGACGAAGAGTTCAGCGTCGGCCCCGATCTCGACCCGGTGGTGCTGAACCTGCGAAAGTTCATCCAGGAGGTGCGTCGCAAGAATGCCGACGTGCCGATCTACATCCACGGCGAAACCAAGACCAGCCGCCACCTGCCCAACGATGTGCTGCGCGAACTGCATGGCTTCATCCACATGTTCGAGGACACGCCGGAGTTCGTGGCGCGCCACATCATCCGCGAAGCCAAAAGCTATCTTGAAGGTATCCAGCCACCGTTCTTCAAGGCGCTGCTGGACTACGCCGAAGACGGCTCCTATTCCTGGCATTGCCCAGGCCATTCGGGTGGCGTCGCCTTCCTGAAGAGCCCGGTGGGCCAGATGTTCCATCAGTTCTTTGGTGAAAACATGCTGCGCGCCGACGTGTGCAACGCGGTGGAAGAGCTGGGCCAGCTGCTGGACCACAACGGCGCCATCGGTGCGAGCGAGCGCAACGCGGCGCGCATCTTCAATGCCGACCACTGCTTCTTTGTCACCAACGGCACCAGCACCAGCAACAAGATGGTGTGGCACCACACGGTGGCGCCGGGTGACGTGGTGGTCGTGGACCGCAACTGCCACAAGTCCATCCTGCACAGCATCATCATGACGGGCGCCATCCCCGTCTTTCTGAAGCCCACGCGCAACCACTACGGCATCATCGGCCCGATCCCGCAGAGCGAGTTCGAGATCGACGCCATCAAGGCCAAGATCCGCGCCAACCCGCTGCTGGCCGGCGTGGACGCCGATGCGGTCAAGCCTCGCGTGCTGACGCTGACCCAGTCCACCTACGACGGCGTGCTCTACAACACCGAAGCCATCAAGGAGATGCTCGACGGCTACGTGGCCAACCTGCACTTTGACGAGGCCTGGCTGCCGCACGCCGCCTTCCATCCCTTCTATGGCAACTTCCACGCCATGGGCAAGAAGCGCGCGCGCCCGAAGGAGTCGGTGGTGTACGCCACGCAGTCCATCCACAAACTGCTGGCCGGCATCAGCCAAGCCAGCCATGTGCTGGTGCAGGACTCGCAGAACATCAAACTCGACCGCCACCTCTTCAACGAAGCCTACCTGATGCACACCAGCACCAGCCCGCAGTACGCGATCATCGCCAGCTGCGACGTGGCTGCGGCGATGATGGAGCCTCCCGGCGGCCGCGCGCTGGTGGAAGAAAGCATCTTCGAAGCGCTGGACTTCCGCCGCGCCATGCGCCAGATCGACGCCGAGTTCGGCGACGACGACTGGTGGTTCCAGGTCTGGGGCCCCGATGAGCTGGCCGAAGAGGGCATGGGCGAGGCCGGGGACTGGGTGCTCAACCGCGAGCGGCCCGACAGCACCGGTGAACGACCGACCCAGCGCGACTGGCACGGCTTCGGTGACATGGCGCCGGGTTTCAACATGCTCGACCCCATCAAGGCCACCATCGTGACCCCGGGCCTGAATATGGACGGGCGCTTTGAAGAATCCGGTATTCCGGCGTCCATCGTCACCAAGTTCCTGGCCGAGCACGGCGTGGTGGTGGAGAAGACCGGCCTCTACAGCTTCTTCATCATGTTCACCATCGGCATCACCAAGGGCCGCTGGAACACGCTGCTGACGGCGCTGCAGCAGTTCAAGGACGACTACGCCAAGAACCAGCCGATGTGGCGCATCCTGCCCGAGTTCTGCCAGAAGCATCCGCGCTACGAGCAGATGGGCCTGCGCGATCTGTGTCAGCACGTGCACCAGCTGTACGCCCGCTACGACATCGCACGCCTGACCACCGAGATGTACCTGAGCGACCTCACGCCGGCCATGAAGCCGAGCGACGCCTTTGCACACATCGCCCAGCGCACCACCGAGCGTGTGCCGATCGACGACCTGATCGGACGCATCACCACCAGCCTGGTCACGCCTTACCCGCCGGGCATTCCGCTGCTGATCCCGGGCGAGGTGTTCAACAAGAAGATCGTGGATTACCTCAAGTTCGCGCGCGAGTTCAATGCGCTGTGCCCTGGTTTCGAGACCGACATCCACGGCCTGGTCGAGCAGCAGGACGCGGACGGCAAGAAACACTACTTTGCCGATTGCGTGAAGGCGGCGTAAGCTGGCGCTCCACATCCAAGGAGCGCCCATGTTTCCAGAGTACCGCGACCTGATCACCCGCCTCAAGGGCCACGACCACCATTTCACCCGCCTGTTCGACAAGCACAACGAGCTGGATCAGACGATCAAGAACATGGAGGCGCACATCCAGCCCGCGACGGTGACCGAGATCGAGCAGCTCAAGAAGGAAAAGCTGGCGCTCAAGGACCAGATTTACGCCTTGCTTCGTCAGGCAGCCGCCTGATCGGAGCACCTGCCTGCGGTCAGGGCTGTGGCCCTGAGGCCGCTGGCTGAAAATCCGGGCGCTCGCGCACAAACGTGGCGAAGCGTGGCAGGCCACTGTCGTTGAGTCCCCGATAGCGGTAGGTGACCCACACGCCCTCGGCAGGAGGTTGCTCGCGCTGGGCATCGGTGAACCCTGTGCCGAGCCGGAAGCGCCGACCTTCTGGTGTTTCCACCAGCAGCGCACCCAGCCGGCCGCTGTGGCGCCCTTTGCCGGGCAGATGGCCCACGACCCTGGCCTCCGCGTCGTCGTGCGTCTTGAGTTTGATCAGGTCGTCGCTGCGAATGCCCCGGTACGGGGAGTCGCCCCGGTGCAGCATCAAGCCTTCGCCACCCGCACGCACCATCTGTTGCAGCCGGGCACCCAGCTCGGCATGGGTGGTGACCTTCTCCTGCGGCACTGCCACGACCCACGGCCGGTTCAAGCGGCGCACCAGATCCTGGTAGGCTGTCAGGCGTTCGTCGAAGACCCCGGGGTGTGTGGGCAGATCGAACACCATGAAGCGGATGCGGCGCCAGGCGGCGTCGTTCGGAACCTGCTGGCGCACGGTGGACGTGGCTTCTCCGAACCGACCACGTCCGGCCCAGAGCTCGCCATCCATGGGCACGGCCGGCCAGCCCTCGGTGAACCAGGCGGGCGGGCTCAGCACTTCGCCACCTCGGCTCAGCAGGCGCTGGCCGTCCCAGTAGCCCCGCAATCCGTCGAATTTTTCACTGACCCAGTAGGCGCCGAGATCGAGACCCGGGTGGTACTTCTCCGCCAGCATGAGGGCCGGCGCGGCACCCGCCGCTCGAAGCGTGGGCGTGAGCAGCAGACCGGCGACAGCCAGCAGCCAGCCACGCCTGCGCAGAACGGGCATGTGTGTTGACCGGTCCGTTCTGCTGGTGGATCAGGCCACCGATTCGCTGTCGCGGCTGATGCCGGCGGTCTGGCTGAAGCCCCCGTCCACATAGGTGATCTCGGAGGTCACGCCCGAGGCCAGGTCCGACAGCAGGAAGGCGGCCACGTTGCCGACGTCGTCAATGGTCACGTTGCGGCGCAGGGGAGAAGCCGCGGCCACCATGCCCAGCAGCTTGCCGAAGTCCTTGATGCCGCTGGCGGCCAGGGTCTTGATCGGGCCGGCGCTGATGCCGTTGACGCGCATGCCACGCGGTCCGAGCGATTCGGCCAGGTAGCGCACGCTGGCTTCCAGGCTGGCCTTGGCCAGACCCATGGTGTTGTAGTTGGGAATGGTGCGCAGGGCACCGAGGTAACTCAGCGTGAGCAGCGAGGCCTTGGGCGCCAGGAAGGGCAGGGCGGCCTTGGCCATGGCGGGAAAGCTGTAGGCGCTGATGTCGTGCGCGATGCGGAAGTTCTCGCGCGTGAGGCCGTCGAGAAAATCACCGGCAATGGCTTCGCGTGGAGCAAAACCGATGCTGTGCACAAAACCGTCGAACTGGGGCCAGACCTGGGACAGGTCGGCAAACAGCTTGTCGATCTGCGCGTCGTCGCCGACATCGCAGTCGAAGATGAGTGTCGAATTGAAATCGGCGGCGAACTCGGTGATGCGGTCCTTGAACCGTTCGCCCACATAGCTGAAAGCCAGCTCCGCGCCTTGCGCGTGGCAGGCCTTGGCGATGCCATAGGCGATGGACCTGTTGGACAGCACGCCCGTGATCAGCAATTTTTTGCCGGCAAGAAAACCCATTGTTCTGACTCCAAAGAAAATTCCAGCAGAATTGTCGCATGCATGCCCGCCCCCCCCGACTCCGCCGCGCTCTTGCGATGTTGCTGCTCTCGGCGATGGGGATCCCCAGCTGGGCTGCCCATGGCTACGCCTTGTGGGGCGAGCTTCGGT
This window harbors:
- a CDS encoding YdcH family protein; this encodes MFPEYRDLITRLKGHDHHFTRLFDKHNELDQTIKNMEAHIQPATVTEIEQLKKEKLALKDQIYALLRQAAA
- a CDS encoding NAD(P)H-dependent flavin oxidoreductase, giving the protein MEEGGHPGVNELPSMLMGALAVGQFRVPLVLGGGIGHGRQIAAALVQGLDGVLMGSRLLVCEEIGAHHDYKAHLLTCDEHATVRVLQSLGKTWRVLRNDTAHKIEALERSGVLDHAAFGDLIKGTTVRDGCYATGDWNQGMLSLGPAIAFAKRIEPMSTIVSNLIEEARNAFQAHAS
- a CDS encoding NfeD family protein encodes the protein MAESTLWWLLGGALVALELFTGSFYLLMLALGATAGALAAHLGWSPSAQLVAAAVIGSAAVVGLYLNKRRRPGDPSARSLRSVNLDVGETIQVDVWQPDGTASVKYRGAQWTVVRAPGTPPEPGLYKVSELIGNRLMVAKA
- a CDS encoding tyrosine-type recombinase/integrase gives rise to the protein MALTNIAINSSKPRESAFKLSDGRGLQLHITPQGSRLWRWAYRHEGKQKLMALGVYPDVSLAQARDKADLARKLLATGVDPMAARKSDKIARRLAVEDTFAAVATKWWESWKAARSDSHTVYVWRWLEADVFPAIGKRPDAEIEAPQLVAMMKTIEKRGALDIAKRALQTCSQIFRYAIAHGLAKRNPAVEIRPSDVLASRKKENYARVDSKELPELLRKIEVYNGSTVTRVAIKLMAMAFVRTSELIGARWEEFDLDGGRWDIPASRMKMKTPHVVPLSTQAVTLLRSLHTLTGHSPLLFPGERDHQKSMSNNTILGALDRMGYAGRMTGHGFRGIASTLLHEQGWPHEHIELQLAHQERNQVSASYNHAMYLQPRAQMMQAWSNYLDGCVAGNVVPFRGKRA
- a CDS encoding arginine/lysine/ornithine decarboxylase, with the protein product MKFRFPIVIIDEDFRSDNSSGLGIRALAQAIEAEGFEVVGVTSYGDLSQFAQQQSRASAFILSIDDEEFSVGPDLDPVVLNLRKFIQEVRRKNADVPIYIHGETKTSRHLPNDVLRELHGFIHMFEDTPEFVARHIIREAKSYLEGIQPPFFKALLDYAEDGSYSWHCPGHSGGVAFLKSPVGQMFHQFFGENMLRADVCNAVEELGQLLDHNGAIGASERNAARIFNADHCFFVTNGTSTSNKMVWHHTVAPGDVVVVDRNCHKSILHSIIMTGAIPVFLKPTRNHYGIIGPIPQSEFEIDAIKAKIRANPLLAGVDADAVKPRVLTLTQSTYDGVLYNTEAIKEMLDGYVANLHFDEAWLPHAAFHPFYGNFHAMGKKRARPKESVVYATQSIHKLLAGISQASHVLVQDSQNIKLDRHLFNEAYLMHTSTSPQYAIIASCDVAAAMMEPPGGRALVEESIFEALDFRRAMRQIDAEFGDDDWWFQVWGPDELAEEGMGEAGDWVLNRERPDSTGERPTQRDWHGFGDMAPGFNMLDPIKATIVTPGLNMDGRFEESGIPASIVTKFLAEHGVVVEKTGLYSFFIMFTIGITKGRWNTLLTALQQFKDDYAKNQPMWRILPEFCQKHPRYEQMGLRDLCQHVHQLYARYDIARLTTEMYLSDLTPAMKPSDAFAHIAQRTTERVPIDDLIGRITTSLVTPYPPGIPLLIPGEVFNKKIVDYLKFAREFNALCPGFETDIHGLVEQQDADGKKHYFADCVKAA
- a CDS encoding NAD(P)H-dependent flavin oxidoreductase yields the protein MNKLPFLDRLTIPAIAAPMLRVSGYELVSAACEAGVVGAFPTANCASLDEFGDWLGRLSRAASDNPRRAPFCPNLIMRRDPVRVMAEAKLIVQHRTEVVITSVGSPAAVIPALHDGGCLVLADVASVHHAERAIEAGADGLVLLTAGAGGHTGWANPFAFVRAVRAIFDGPIVLAGGMSDGVALKAATVLGCDLGSFGTRFVATGESLGAQAYKQMLTETSLDDILVTRAFTGLPANFLKPSIERVGLNPAELDETVTVAEARTKFGGGADTAVIQRWQDLWSAGHAVSGVTSIPSVAALVETLRAEFVAAG
- a CDS encoding IS5 family transposase, whose amino-acid sequence is MTPFLHADQCDGFEPYRKPTKRDVFLATMEQIVPWQALCSVIEPHYPKAGNGRPPIGLERMLRMYFVQHWFNLADEACEEALLDSTALRRFVGIDLGRERVPDGTTLLKFRRLLEQHKLGEALFAKVGEVLQARGLKVGTGTIVDATIIGAPSSTKNADKQRDPEMHQTRKGQQWYFGMKMHIGVDSRTGLAHSAVVTAANVHDKHPLPDLLHGNEQRVYGDSAYASQKALIGSKAPKAKDFTNQRVRRGGDIDEAERSRNHNKSKVRARVEHVFAVVKRLWGFAKVRYRGLAKNATRSFVVLGLANIYLARQRLMA
- a CDS encoding SPFH domain-containing protein codes for the protein MEIALFLFIIAAIFIVRAIKVVPQQNAWVVERLGKYHATLAPGLNFLVPFIDKVAYKHSLKEIPLDVPSQVCITRDNTQLQVDGILYFQVTDPMRASYGSSNYIVAVTQLAQTSLRSVIGKLELDKTFEERDIINAQIVQAIDEAALNWGVKVLRYEIKDLTPPKEILHAMQAQITAEREKRALIAASEGRRQEQINIATGEREAFIARSEGEKQAAINSAQGEAAAITAVADATAQAIERIAIAIRQPGGEQAVQLKVAERAVDAYGKVAADATTTLIIPGNMSEVSALIGSAMKMVGTIKTGD
- the fabI gene encoding enoyl-ACP reductase FabI, with the protein product MGFLAGKKLLITGVLSNRSIAYGIAKACHAQGAELAFSYVGERFKDRITEFAADFNSTLIFDCDVGDDAQIDKLFADLSQVWPQFDGFVHSIGFAPREAIAGDFLDGLTRENFRIAHDISAYSFPAMAKAALPFLAPKASLLTLSYLGALRTIPNYNTMGLAKASLEASVRYLAESLGPRGMRVNGISAGPIKTLAASGIKDFGKLLGMVAAASPLRRNVTIDDVGNVAAFLLSDLASGVTSEITYVDGGFSQTAGISRDSESVA
- a CDS encoding DNA ligase, producing MPVLRRRGWLLAVAGLLLTPTLRAAGAAPALMLAEKYHPGLDLGAYWVSEKFDGLRGYWDGQRLLSRGGEVLSPPAWFTEGWPAVPMDGELWAGRGRFGEATSTVRQQVPNDAAWRRIRFMVFDLPTHPGVFDERLTAYQDLVRRLNRPWVVAVPQEKVTTHAELGARLQQMVRAGGEGLMLHRGDSPYRGIRSDDLIKLKTHDDAEARVVGHLPGKGRHSGRLGALLVETPEGRRFRLGTGFTDAQREQPPAEGVWVTYRYRGLNDSGLPRFATFVRERPDFQPAASGPQP